The nucleotide sequence TGCACCCTATTTAAATCAGAGTATGCATACCCTCCTACCGGGGTCTTCTCATGCAGCAATCTTCATTAACACTCCTTATCAAGTACTGTTGTCACTGAAGGCTGCCATAGCCATGCAATTCCATGTAGCTAAAAGTTCGGTGGAAGATTACCCAAGTTTCCATGCCCTACTGGATTCTGTGGAATTCTTTTGCAGTAGACAGGCTATCCTATGCTTAGCCACGGCATTGATTATAAACAAGTTCATAACTGGATTCATAGTTTTTAGAGGACGGAACCCACGTCTCTTTAGTATGAAAGCCTGGTATAACCCATTGCTCCATCTTTCTTCCATTGCTATATTATCATATTATCTTATCAGACCATTAAGGAAAGATTTCCAGAATCCAGAACTTTATATGAGATTAGATGTAacttcatttatttttgcATGGTCACTTTTAACAGAATCCATACTTTCGTTAAGTTTTGATAGGACACCTTTAGAAAGTTCCGATGCCACATTGTTTGAATTATGTCTTTATATGTTTATATTAAAGCAACAGGGAGAAAATCATGTTTCGGCCCCATTAGCATTGGACTGTATGCTTACAATGGCAAATAGACTTCTGATACACACTCTAGAGTTTTTTCAATGTAGAAAATATAGACTTTTAGGAAGTACTATTACCAGTTTAACACATCTTTTTTTTACGGTGAGAAGAGTATATCTTTATAAGGGTGATATGACCAAGTTATCCACATTTACTACTTATTTCCCcagatttttttttgtatGCGTGATATTAACTTCTCTATTATGCTATCTTTTGGCAATCATTGTCAGATTTGATGGTTCATTTGAACAtattaaagatttagaggctttttcttttatggATCATTTGATTTCGCATTTAAATTGTACAGGTGAGGAAGATTTCACACTGGTGGCTGGAAAATTGGCTACTATGCTATGTGTTGGGATATCATCAAAAGATGGTAAATTGAATGCGGAGTTTAGCCCATTAATTGTTCCTGATAAGATTAATACCAAATTTATGAATAATGGATACTCAAATAGAATTAAAGAGGTGGTTGATTATGATGAAACAACATCAACTGCAAAGAAGATGAATGGATTTACATCGAAACACTTATTGCCAGAAATATTTGGTCTTCACCATCTTTACAATTTCCTTGATATTATAAGAAACTACAGAAGGAACAAATTAAGCCATAGAATTGCGAATCAACCCGATATAACAGGGGAATCgagaataataattgaCAAACCTGGAACCGTGGAACAAGAGATGGATGATGACCAActtaattttaatgaaaacgGAGAAGAAGATAGCGACACCTATGATTACGAATATAATGACACTAATATGCATGACTCATATAGTGATAGTTCAGAatctgaatttgaatttgaacAAGAGATTGAAGACGTTGTTGAGAATAATGAACTAATTGATATGTGTACAACCatgaataatgatgatatggACTGGATGACTCATTTGCTACCCATCTTAAAGTATCATTACGAGACAGGTACAGTGGCAACAAGGTCAATGTATCAAAGGGATCATAATTCAAATCACGTTAAACACAATACCTGCATAAACGCAACATCTACTGATGATCCTGTAACttctgatgatgacgatgataTAGCGGACCTTTCATGTGTTGTTTGTAAGATAAATCCAAGAAATGTGGTTCTATGGCCGTGTCGATGCTTCGCATTATGTAATGATTGTAGAGTTTCATTAGCTGTTCGTGATTACAAGAAATGTGTTTGTTGCAGAGCTGATGTTCATGGATTTACCTCCGTGAAAGtacaaaatgaaaaatcataataataagaattaTTTGCATTTTTGATTTCATATTTCTATCATTaagtttatttttttatagaTACCTAAAAAGAGTTTAGTCATATACACATAAGAGAGAAAAGATTAATGGTGGAATAAACGGAATGGATTTTCAATGTATACCACATCAAATGAGTCAGCAGCGGCAAAGACAACTTTATCCATGACGGAACCTGCTGGAGCAGCGATGTATTTAACACCGGATTTAACAGCTCTGTAAACGTTATCTGGGAAGGGGAAGAATGCATCAgaagataatgaaacattttccaatttactTAGCCattcttctctttcctCCTTAGTTAATGGGTTAGGTAACTCAGCGAATTTAGATTCATATTCAGATTTTTCTGGTTCTTGAGTTGGAATTTGTCCAGTAACGAATAAATCAATGGCATTAGATTTTTCTGGTCTCTTAACACCCTTTGCCCATTTGAAATCTAGGACTCTTGGATGTTGTCTAAACCACCAATTATCAGCTTTATCACCTGCCAATCTAGTACAATGTATTCTAGATTGTTGTCCTGCACCTAACCCAATGACCATACCATTCTTGGCATAACATACAGAATTTGATTGAGTGAATTTCAAAGCAATGGTAGCCACAGTCAAATCAATGATTGCCTGTTCAGttaaattcttgttcttggagacgatttctttaaaagtATGTTTATTTATAATTGCATCATTTCTCTTTTGCTCCAACGTGACACCAAATACTtctctcttttcaatatcacCTGGGGTGAAATTTGGATCCACTTGCAAAACACAGTATTTGCCacctttcttctttgataGAATGGCTAGGGCCTCGGGTTCGAAACCGGGGGCAATTATACCATCTGAGACTTCCCTTGAGATGATTTTTGCCGTTGGAACGTCGACGATGTTAGATAGGGCGATCCAATCACCAAAAGAGGACATTCTATCAGCGCCACGAGCTCTCGCGTAGGCGGAAGCCAATGGAGATAGATTCTCAATATCGTTGACGAAATAGATCTTCTTTTCCACATCAGATAGCGGGATACCCACAGCTGCACCTGCTGGAGAGACATGCTTGAAAGAGGCAGCGGCAGGTAAGTTCAAAGTGGCGGATAATTCCTTCACTAGGGGCCATGAGTTTAATGCATCCAATAAGTTGATGTAACCGGGGGATCCGGAAAGGACTTTGAATGgtaattcttcttgattGGTGACGTAGGCCTGGGCTGGTTTTTGATGTGGGTTGGCACCGTAACGTAAAGTAATTTGACCCTTACCTTCTGAGTATTGCTTTCTGAAGAAATCAGCAATGGCTGAATCATAGTCTGCTGTTTGTTCGAAGGCCTTCAATGCCAgtttgtttttcaaatccttGGAGATTCCCCCATGAGATAACTCTTTGATGAAAGTTCTATAATCATTTGGATCGGATAAGATAGTGACTCTTTCATGATTTTTAGCGGCGGCTCTTAAAAGAGTGACACCACCGATATCGATCTCTTCGACCGCTTCAGGAACAGTGACGCCAATCTTAGCGACTGTTTCCTTGAAAGGGTACAAGTTACAAACGACGAAAtctattttttcaatatgttgttcttgtaaatCCTTGTCATCACTGGGGATATCTCTGGCTAGGATACCGCCATGGACGACAGGATGTAGAGTTTTCACTCTGCCACCTAACATTTCAGGAGCGTTAGTGATGGAGGAGACGTCCTCCACGGGGAAACCAGCATCGCGGATCATACGAGCGGTACCACCGGATGCGATTATTCTGACTTTGTTTGCGACGAGACCGCTTGCTAGGTCAAGTAGACCTGTCTTGTCGTATACGGATAGGATTGCAGTTTTGCTATAGTCGGACATTATTGTATCGAGATTGAAGTTGGTGGGTAGTATCGAGCAAGTTTGAAAGGCAGAGTGAATGGGGAGGGTATAGGGTGTCTGTGGGAGTGGTTTATATAATAGTTCATTAATGGAGTCATTCTCATAGTCATTGTTTAATGAAAGCGCTGAGGGAGAGTCAAAATGTGGAAATGAAGGGAAAACCTGACTTCTTTTGTCGACGCGTTGTCCAAAATAAAGTAAGTAAGTAAGTATAAGTACGGGCACGATAATATAGATCGG is from Naumovozyma castellii chromosome 6, complete genome and encodes:
- the ASI1 gene encoding putative ubiquitin-protein ligase ASI1 (ancestral locus Anc_2.419), with the protein product MNVTESTYNTTIVLMEAAPYLNQSMHTLLPGSSHAAIFINTPYQVLLSLKAAIAMQFHVAKSSVEDYPSFHALLDSVEFFCSRQAILCLATALIINKFITGFIVFRGRNPRLFSMKAWYNPLLHLSSIAILSYYLIRPLRKDFQNPELYMRLDVTSFIFAWSLLTESILSLSFDRTPLESSDATLFELCLYMFILKQQGENHVSAPLALDCMLTMANRLLIHTLEFFQCRKYRLLGSTITSLTHLFFTVRRVYLYKGDMTKLSTFTTYFPRFFFVCVILTSLLCYLLAIIVRFDGSFEHIKDLEAFSFMDHLISHLNCTGEEDFTLVAGKLATMLCVGISSKDGKLNAEFSPLIVPDKINTKFMNNGYSNRIKEVVDYDETTSTAKKMNGFTSKHLLPEIFGLHHLYNFLDIIRNYRRNKLSHRIANQPDITGESRIIIDKPGTVEQEMDDDQLNFNENGEEDSDTYDYEYNDTNMHDSYSDSSESEFEFEQEIEDVVENNELIDMCTTMNNDDMDWMTHLLPILKYHYETGTVATRSMYQRDHNSNHVKHNTCINATSTDDPVTSDDDDDIADLSCVVCKINPRNVVLWPCRCFALCNDCRVSLAVRDYKKCVCCRADVHGFTSVKVQNEKS
- the NCAS0F01880 gene encoding uncharacterized protein (ancestral locus Anc_2.418), whose amino-acid sequence is MSDYSKTAILSVYDKTGLLDLASGLVANKVRIIASGGTARMIRDAGFPVEDVSSITNAPEMLGGRVKTLHPVVHGGILARDIPSDDKDLQEQHIEKIDFVVCNLYPFKETVAKIGVTVPEAVEEIDIGGVTLLRAAAKNHERVTILSDPNDYRTFIKELSHGGISKDLKNKLALKAFEQTADYDSAIADFFRKQYSEGKGQITLRYGANPHQKPAQAYVTNQEELPFKVLSGSPGYINLLDALNSWPLVKELSATLNLPAAASFKHVSPAGAAVGIPLSDVEKKIYFVNDIENLSPLASAYARARGADRMSSFGDWIALSNIVDVPTAKIISREVSDGIIAPGFEPEALAILSKKKGGKYCVLQVDPNFTPGDIEKREVFGVTLEQKRNDAIINKHTFKEIVSKNKNLTEQAIIDLTVATIALKFTQSNSVCYAKNGMVIGLGAGQQSRIHCTRLAGDKADNWWFRQHPRVLDFKWAKGVKRPEKSNAIDLFVTGQIPTQEPEKSEYESKFAELPNPLTKEEREEWLSKLENVSLSSDAFFPFPDNVYRAVKSGVKYIAAPAGSVMDKVVFAAADSFDVVYIENPFRLFHH